The Leptospira sp. WS39.C2 genome contains a region encoding:
- a CDS encoding glutathione S-transferase N-terminal domain-containing protein, whose translation MSAKLYTFPISHFSEKARWGLDLANYPYQLHPMVPGHHIQTLKPIVNELYVPVLESDSGVIQGSGAILDSIEEKAFGKLSTAEEKQMEEKIDIQIGKSLQTLLYYFILDYPEIVGKLFLLSPVTISDSVGPPDNFELIALSLKRRYKINPKNLEVVKLALDECAKELIQVYKTKKFFNGSSFGRVDLTVASLMCMLTEAKESPAYPWFTSVKMPDTFLEWRNGLGYEFLFDKIREFYKEFRIQSK comes from the coding sequence ATGAGTGCAAAGTTATACACATTCCCCATTTCACATTTTTCTGAAAAAGCAAGATGGGGGCTCGATTTAGCAAACTACCCTTACCAGTTACATCCAATGGTTCCTGGCCATCACATCCAAACATTAAAACCAATTGTCAATGAACTGTATGTCCCAGTATTAGAATCTGATTCCGGTGTCATCCAAGGATCAGGTGCTATTTTAGATTCTATTGAAGAAAAAGCATTTGGAAAACTATCTACTGCCGAAGAAAAACAAATGGAAGAGAAAATAGACATCCAAATTGGCAAAAGCCTTCAGACATTATTGTATTACTTTATTTTGGATTATCCAGAAATTGTGGGAAAACTTTTTTTGCTTTCTCCAGTTACAATTTCTGATTCCGTCGGACCACCAGATAATTTCGAATTGATCGCATTATCTCTAAAACGAAGGTATAAAATTAATCCTAAAAATTTGGAAGTCGTAAAACTCGCGCTAGATGAATGTGCGAAAGAACTTATCCAAGTTTATAAAACTAAAAAGTTTTTTAATGGATCCTCTTTTGGAAGAGTAGATTTGACAGTCGCTAGCCTAATGTGTATGTTAACCGAGGCAAAAGAATCTCCCGCTTATCCTTGGTTTACTTCGGTCAAAATGCCTGATACATTTCTCGAATGGAGAAATGGACTTGGATATGAATTTTTGTTTGATAAAATTAGGGAATTTTATAAAGAATTTCGAATCCAATCCAAATAA
- a CDS encoding M23 family metallopeptidase yields MRFRLILTIGLLPFGLLYANEPLSYCSMNRVCVDFVPNHKGVDVFFQNKIATKSTETSLYVNAILKNMKSNKSLPLVTILKGKKRIKLFQLKPIQTRKKVSYKIQYKWILGNYNVSHNSSYIYELPFDTKLKIRIFQGYHGQKSHSGDNRFSLDFGLKEDDLITAARSGIVIDTEEKNNEGGFDPKYKQSANFVKILHDDGTIAEYAHLRYMGVAVKRGQFVEVGTFLGYAGSTGFSEGPHLHFEVYHPTKSLRKKTLPTKFRTQYTEGEYLTEGSLVWRRESNVPIEKKIVDVDEIHLCDHTPSLGKLDCNLSAFSKLSPINISIPVLKPDVYNFQVNLRKKDSNIVYEYSWDSNKEDWVTSFLIPIQDFQEPVEGEWILSVIANHSHQKKMEFQITSLK; encoded by the coding sequence ATGAGATTTCGGTTAATTTTGACAATAGGTTTGTTACCATTTGGTTTGTTATACGCCAATGAACCGCTTTCCTATTGTTCTATGAACCGAGTTTGTGTGGACTTCGTACCGAATCATAAAGGAGTAGATGTTTTTTTTCAGAACAAAATTGCAACAAAATCAACAGAAACTTCTCTATATGTAAATGCAATATTGAAAAACATGAAGAGTAACAAATCACTTCCCTTAGTGACGATCCTAAAAGGAAAAAAAAGGATCAAATTGTTTCAGTTAAAACCAATTCAAACGCGGAAAAAAGTATCTTATAAAATTCAATACAAATGGATTTTAGGAAATTATAATGTTTCACATAATTCAAGTTATATATATGAATTACCATTTGACACAAAGTTGAAAATTAGAATTTTCCAAGGGTATCATGGCCAAAAAAGCCATTCAGGAGACAATCGGTTTTCACTAGATTTTGGATTAAAAGAAGATGATTTGATCACTGCGGCAAGGTCTGGAATTGTCATCGATACCGAAGAAAAAAACAATGAAGGTGGTTTTGATCCCAAATATAAACAATCGGCAAATTTTGTTAAAATCCTTCATGATGATGGCACGATTGCAGAATATGCACATCTTCGTTATATGGGGGTGGCCGTTAAACGGGGACAGTTTGTGGAGGTTGGAACTTTTCTTGGATATGCGGGCAGTACCGGGTTTAGTGAAGGTCCTCATCTCCATTTTGAAGTATACCATCCCACAAAATCACTTCGTAAAAAAACACTTCCAACAAAATTTCGGACGCAATATACAGAAGGAGAATACCTCACAGAAGGATCACTTGTTTGGCGAAGAGAATCGAATGTTCCTATTGAAAAAAAAATTGTTGATGTAGATGAAATTCATTTGTGTGATCACACCCCATCATTGGGAAAACTTGACTGCAACTTATCTGCATTTTCTAAATTGTCACCAATCAATATTTCAATTCCTGTCCTAAAACCAGATGTTTATAATTTCCAGGTGAATTTGCGTAAAAAAGATAGTAACATAGTTTACGAATATAGTTGGGATTCTAATAAAGAAGATTGGGTTACTTCCTTTTTGATTCCCATCCAAGATTTTCAAGAACCTGTCGAGGGTGAATGGATTCTGAGTGTAATAGCAAATCATTCACACCAAAAGAAGATGGAATTCCAGATAACGAGTTTAAAGTGA
- a CDS encoding M23 family metallopeptidase, which yields MDSECNSKSFTPKEDGIPDNEFKVKKLVLFLCFISFQISASPVREVEELCIVENTCTILVPIENGYELYLKNKDPNLDIIKSVEVNISVKNLTTDYTFPRYLVLRGSDPVLITKLKIGDTSKTFFYSYSMTVNLGDWDAKHDDTYTYSLPFPDGIRARVGQGYEGNFTHTGPLKYSIDFSLPIGTPIHAARKGLVVSLMNQYSEGGVRKDLLSKANYIMIQHDDGTIANYAHLKKEGVVVSVGQYVEEGQLIGYSGNTGFTQGPHLHFEVHKPTKDSNIMTLPTYFRTQYSNRESLTQSYLYWQPRKGIDPPKSDLLEEDIILCKLNKKDVLIQCKSSNFRLGDRYAIQLEYVKPSKKRIELFLTIESNLVEPYYLQWITEKETAVEMRYFKIPKIPQFIGKWKMVLKVDGEEKKIFFFQVDA from the coding sequence ATGGATTCTGAGTGTAATAGCAAATCATTCACACCAAAAGAAGATGGAATTCCAGATAACGAGTTTAAAGTGAAAAAATTAGTCCTCTTTTTATGTTTCATCAGTTTTCAGATTTCGGCTTCGCCCGTCAGAGAAGTAGAAGAGCTCTGCATAGTTGAAAATACATGTACAATCCTCGTTCCTATTGAAAATGGTTATGAGTTGTATTTGAAAAATAAAGATCCTAATCTTGACATCATCAAATCAGTAGAGGTTAATATTTCTGTTAAAAATTTAACCACTGATTATACATTTCCTAGATACCTTGTATTACGAGGTAGTGATCCTGTTTTGATAACAAAGCTTAAAATAGGCGATACTTCCAAAACTTTTTTTTATTCCTATTCCATGACGGTCAATTTGGGTGATTGGGATGCCAAACATGATGACACGTATACTTATTCTCTCCCGTTTCCCGATGGTATACGAGCAAGGGTAGGGCAAGGATATGAAGGTAATTTTACACATACAGGTCCATTGAAATATTCGATCGATTTTTCTTTACCGATTGGAACTCCAATCCATGCGGCTCGGAAAGGGTTAGTTGTGTCCCTCATGAATCAATATTCAGAAGGTGGAGTTAGAAAAGATTTATTATCAAAAGCAAACTACATTATGATCCAACACGATGATGGAACCATTGCAAATTATGCTCATCTAAAAAAAGAGGGAGTCGTTGTAAGTGTTGGTCAATATGTGGAAGAAGGCCAATTGATAGGTTATTCAGGTAACACTGGTTTTACGCAAGGTCCTCATCTGCATTTTGAAGTTCATAAACCTACGAAAGATTCGAATATTATGACTTTGCCTACTTATTTTCGAACTCAATATTCAAATCGAGAGTCATTGACACAATCTTATTTGTATTGGCAACCACGAAAAGGGATAGATCCCCCCAAATCAGATCTTTTAGAAGAAGATATTATACTTTGTAAATTAAACAAAAAAGATGTACTAATCCAATGTAAAAGTTCGAATTTTCGATTGGGTGATCGTTATGCAATTCAATTGGAATATGTAAAACCTTCTAAAAAACGAATTGAACTTTTCCTTACAATCGAAAGTAATCTTGTCGAGCCATATTATTTACAATGGATCACCGAAAAAGAAACGGCAGTTGAAATGCGTTATTTTAAAATTCCAAAAATTCCCCAATTTATCGGGAAATGGAAAATGGTGCTCAAGGTAGATGGTGAAGAAAAAAAGATATTTTTTTTCCAAGTAGATGCATAA
- a CDS encoding DUF2237 family protein, with the protein MDESLNVLGRPLLPCSTNPLTGFFRDGCCNTSDEDFGSHTVCVLATEDFLLSQKESGNDLITPWPEYAFPGVKPGERWCLCASRWLEAYRNGFAPKVYLESTHKRALEIIPLELLERFAVEPID; encoded by the coding sequence ATGGACGAATCACTGAATGTTCTCGGCAGACCACTTTTGCCTTGTTCTACAAATCCGTTAACTGGATTTTTTAGAGATGGGTGTTGTAATACTTCGGACGAGGATTTTGGTTCTCATACTGTTTGTGTTTTAGCAACTGAAGATTTTTTGTTATCACAAAAAGAATCAGGGAATGATCTTATCACTCCCTGGCCTGAATATGCATTCCCAGGTGTGAAACCTGGTGAACGTTGGTGTTTGTGTGCTTCTCGTTGGTTAGAAGCTTACCGTAATGGGTTTGCTCCAAAAGTATATTTAGAGTCAACTCACAAACGCGCGTTAGAAATTATACCATTGGAACTTCTAGAGAGATTTGCTGTAGAACCAATCGATTAA
- a CDS encoding SH3 domain-containing protein: protein MFCLVFPIFAQNHWDDYIAEKNVGSTYHIFGENVNVRDSGNLNGKIIKKLSLGSSIKILTKTNQILEQNSVKEYWYKIQVGEDIGYLWGGLISDYSFSLNNYTVLCKNLGIKTKRLELKIIQDSKLLSQTSLEVGPISNETWDHNIYDGKLFSPSPHTLFAIKFLIFSEIEYGYSNEQLFTLNHDLKITPQFSWNPGACDPPSCAETWLVFPMETLPEDKKLARKMVKGKENIIIEVTHHFDVDEPNQHDYYQTEYLWNGIQFQKKEK, encoded by the coding sequence ATGTTTTGTCTGGTTTTCCCTATTTTCGCACAAAACCATTGGGACGATTACATTGCAGAGAAAAATGTTGGCTCCACCTATCATATATTTGGTGAAAATGTCAACGTTAGAGACTCAGGCAATTTAAATGGAAAGATAATCAAAAAACTTTCATTAGGAAGTTCCATCAAAATCCTAACAAAAACGAACCAAATTTTAGAACAGAATTCAGTTAAAGAATATTGGTACAAAATCCAAGTTGGTGAAGATATCGGTTATCTTTGGGGTGGTTTGATTTCTGATTATTCGTTTTCACTGAACAATTACACTGTGTTATGTAAAAATTTAGGAATCAAAACCAAAAGATTAGAATTAAAAATCATTCAGGATTCAAAACTTTTGAGCCAAACTAGCTTGGAAGTTGGACCGATAAGTAACGAAACCTGGGATCATAACATTTATGATGGAAAACTTTTTTCACCGAGCCCTCATACATTATTTGCTATCAAATTTTTAATCTTTTCGGAAATTGAGTATGGTTATTCAAATGAACAATTATTCACTTTAAATCATGATTTGAAAATTACACCACAATTCTCTTGGAATCCTGGAGCCTGTGACCCTCCTTCTTGTGCAGAAACATGGTTAGTATTTCCCATGGAAACTTTACCAGAAGATAAAAAATTAGCACGAAAAATGGTAAAAGGAAAAGAAAATATAATCATCGAAGTGACACATCACTTTGATGTAGATGAACCCAACCAACATGATTATTACCAAACAGAATACTTGTGGAATGGGATTCAGTTTCAAAAAAAGGAAAAATAA
- a CDS encoding thiolase family protein, whose product MKVTQKIILAAPARTPFAQIGKALAQYPGHHLGKIVGEEVMKRSGLKPTDIDGVIVGEGFANAPNSARVIANLMNLPLEIPCLTVANNCVSGLEAVAEASRRIMLGEGEVFLVIGEESQTSMPFVVKNARLNKKTNSLDSLVKLLPNDLPEGVELRDTLEDGLGDGETSYGMQVTAEILAQNYALPRETQDKVAYESFKRAFEATQEGRYKPYIMEVKDDEGNPLQADEAVLLREGLVKNPTRMGRAMLMFDNPAMKFDAWKEKYGKDLKKSHGPTVSIFNASPRSDGAAGIIVASEAAAKKLGLKAEAVVTGFKMKGVAPNLMGLGQAEATLGLLEEVGEKVENIDVIEIHEAFAATAVAALEEIKIRTGFDWEKNFDAKKINPNGGSIAIGHPFGATGVRLLHNAIMDFHENKDAKKVLVTACAHGGIAGSMIVERP is encoded by the coding sequence ATGAAAGTAACACAAAAGATAATACTCGCAGCACCTGCACGAACTCCTTTTGCACAAATTGGCAAGGCGCTCGCACAGTATCCAGGCCACCACTTAGGAAAAATAGTGGGTGAAGAAGTAATGAAACGCAGTGGTTTAAAACCAACTGACATTGATGGTGTGATCGTTGGAGAGGGTTTTGCAAATGCACCAAACTCTGCTCGTGTGATTGCAAACCTTATGAACCTGCCTTTAGAGATTCCTTGTTTAACAGTGGCAAACAACTGTGTATCTGGACTCGAAGCAGTTGCAGAAGCGTCTCGCCGAATCATGTTAGGTGAAGGTGAAGTATTCCTAGTGATTGGAGAAGAATCCCAAACTTCTATGCCTTTCGTTGTGAAAAATGCACGCCTTAACAAAAAAACAAACAGCTTAGATTCACTTGTAAAACTCCTTCCAAATGACCTTCCTGAAGGTGTGGAACTACGTGATACATTAGAAGACGGTCTTGGTGATGGTGAAACTTCTTACGGAATGCAAGTAACAGCAGAAATCCTCGCACAAAACTATGCACTTCCAAGGGAAACCCAAGACAAAGTAGCTTACGAATCTTTCAAAAGAGCTTTCGAAGCAACACAAGAAGGTCGTTACAAACCATATATCATGGAAGTAAAAGACGATGAAGGAAACCCACTCCAAGCGGATGAAGCGGTCCTCCTTCGTGAAGGTCTTGTGAAAAACCCAACTCGTATGGGTCGCGCGATGCTTATGTTTGATAACCCAGCGATGAAATTTGATGCATGGAAAGAAAAATACGGCAAAGATTTGAAAAAATCGCATGGCCCTACCGTTTCCATCTTCAATGCAAGCCCACGTTCTGATGGAGCAGCTGGTATCATCGTAGCTTCTGAAGCGGCAGCAAAAAAACTCGGCCTCAAAGCAGAAGCAGTTGTAACAGGTTTCAAAATGAAAGGTGTTGCACCAAACCTTATGGGACTTGGACAAGCAGAAGCAACTCTTGGACTTCTCGAAGAAGTTGGCGAAAAAGTGGAAAACATCGATGTGATCGAAATCCATGAAGCATTCGCAGCAACTGCAGTGGCAGCTCTTGAAGAAATCAAAATCAGAACTGGTTTTGATTGGGAAAAGAACTTTGATGCAAAGAAAATCAATCCAAATGGTGGATCAATTGCCATTGGACACCCGTTTGGTGCTACTGGAGTGAGATTACTTCACAATGCGATCATGGACTTCCATGAAAACAAAGATGCAAAAAAAGTTCTTGTGACCGCTTGTGCACACGGTGGGATCGCAGGATCGATGATCGTAGAAAGACCATAA
- the ilvC gene encoding ketol-acid reductoisomerase: MANIYYDDSCDLNLLKGKTIAVIGYGSQGHAQAQNMKDSGLKVIIGLRDGSKSVKEAKEAGFEVYNVAEAAKKADIIQILAPDTIQADMYKADIEPNLSEGKALVFSHGFNIHYDLITPPKNVDVYMVAPKGPGHLVRRVYTEGGGVPCLIAIYQDATGQAKARALAHASGVGGGRAGILETSFREETETDLFGEQVVLCGGVANLIMSGFETLTEAGYDPEIAYFECLHEVKLITDLIYEGGLARMRFSISDTAEYGDYISGPRIIDAGVKARMKDVLTDIQKDKGAAFAKRWMADTKAGYPEYKKLKEKNAAHPIEAVGTKLRSMMKWLAK, from the coding sequence ATGGCAAATATCTATTACGACGACAGTTGCGATCTAAATCTCCTTAAAGGTAAAACCATTGCAGTGATTGGCTACGGAAGCCAAGGTCACGCCCAAGCTCAAAACATGAAAGATTCTGGTTTGAAAGTCATTATTGGACTTCGCGATGGATCTAAATCAGTGAAAGAAGCTAAAGAAGCTGGTTTTGAAGTTTATAATGTTGCGGAAGCTGCAAAAAAAGCTGATATCATCCAAATCCTTGCTCCCGATACCATCCAAGCTGACATGTATAAGGCGGACATTGAACCAAACCTAAGCGAAGGGAAAGCTCTTGTTTTCTCTCATGGGTTTAACATCCATTATGATCTCATCACTCCTCCTAAAAACGTAGACGTGTATATGGTGGCTCCAAAAGGTCCGGGACATTTGGTTCGCCGTGTTTACACAGAAGGTGGCGGAGTTCCTTGCCTCATCGCAATCTACCAAGATGCAACAGGCCAAGCAAAAGCTCGTGCACTCGCACACGCAAGTGGAGTGGGTGGAGGAAGAGCTGGAATTTTAGAAACTTCTTTCCGTGAAGAAACAGAAACTGACCTATTCGGAGAACAAGTAGTTCTTTGTGGTGGTGTTGCAAACCTTATCATGAGTGGATTCGAAACATTAACAGAAGCAGGATACGATCCAGAAATCGCTTACTTCGAATGTTTACACGAAGTAAAACTCATCACTGACCTTATTTACGAAGGTGGCCTTGCTCGTATGCGTTTCTCCATTTCTGATACTGCTGAATACGGTGATTACATCAGTGGACCACGTATCATTGATGCAGGTGTAAAAGCCCGTATGAAAGATGTTCTCACTGACATCCAAAAAGACAAGGGAGCAGCGTTTGCAAAACGTTGGATGGCTGATACAAAAGCTGGATACCCTGAATACAAAAAACTCAAAGAAAAAAATGCGGCTCACCCGATTGAAGCAGTAGGAACAAAACTACGTTCAATGATGAAGTGGCTCGCAAAGTAA
- a CDS encoding SpoIIE family protein phosphatase has translation MKTVHTTRILIWTPIILIGYFISAQIGFNIAFLNSQVSPVWPPEGVGLSSLLLLGPVALPGIYLGATLANFYNNPHFQTAFIIGIGNTLSSYVNYRIIKRVTEKTDPLYSTKDLIYFLSFGTFPGSFISAVMGVTSLWYWDFLSSELYFNVFFTWFSGEMLGFLIVAPLLYVWFYPKSKLNLDLSKQLELFLWIIIVYISGSIAFSDEWPLLFVPIPFVIVTSIRFRQFGATLSTVVLSYIAVTLTIEGKGVFARRDASGLSINDSLIFLDAFLFCISGIAYFLVTATRERERAQETSLKSLQVLNELKEKANEELEQKVLERTAVIEEQRIEIEKQLDMAKRIQESLFPQKEIVPNGVEIEFKNIPMMKVGGDLYDIVWRPDKQELGVFICDVSGHGIPAALLSALVKTSLEKWKEDPSDLKENLESIRNQIMPNLREHFVTASLLHLYADSGILTFARAGHFPLFIIRKSGALVSLKPMGRIITPIFDILAEEEKFQLEKGDLIVMLTDGLTEAREPSSLQMFGEDKLLRIVRDLRSQPLLTIRDEVFQSVIHLSGGIQAIQDDLTLGLIRYTGV, from the coding sequence ATGAAAACAGTCCATACGACAAGAATTCTCATCTGGACTCCCATCATCCTCATTGGGTATTTCATTTCAGCACAAATTGGATTCAATATCGCCTTTCTCAATAGCCAAGTTTCTCCTGTTTGGCCACCGGAAGGGGTTGGTCTTTCTTCTCTTTTATTACTCGGACCAGTTGCATTGCCTGGGATTTATCTCGGAGCAACTCTTGCTAACTTTTATAATAACCCTCATTTCCAAACAGCGTTTATTATAGGAATCGGTAACACGCTAAGTAGTTATGTCAATTACCGTATCATCAAACGTGTGACGGAAAAAACAGACCCACTCTATTCCACAAAAGACTTAATTTATTTCTTAAGCTTCGGAACCTTTCCTGGTTCTTTTATCAGTGCAGTAATGGGTGTTACAAGTTTATGGTATTGGGATTTTTTATCTTCTGAATTGTATTTTAATGTTTTCTTTACATGGTTTTCAGGTGAGATGTTGGGTTTTCTCATCGTTGCCCCATTACTCTATGTTTGGTTTTATCCCAAATCAAAACTAAACTTAGATCTTTCCAAACAATTAGAACTTTTTCTATGGATCATTATTGTTTATATTTCTGGATCAATTGCATTCAGTGATGAATGGCCACTTCTTTTTGTTCCGATTCCATTTGTGATTGTCACAAGCATTCGGTTTCGACAATTCGGAGCAACATTATCAACAGTTGTTTTATCTTATATTGCAGTGACACTCACCATTGAAGGAAAAGGTGTGTTTGCTAGAAGAGATGCAAGTGGGCTTTCCATCAATGACTCACTTATTTTTCTCGATGCTTTTTTATTTTGTATCAGTGGGATTGCTTACTTCCTTGTCACTGCCACAAGAGAAAGGGAACGAGCCCAAGAAACATCTTTAAAGTCCTTACAAGTATTAAACGAACTGAAAGAAAAAGCCAATGAAGAGTTGGAACAAAAAGTTTTAGAACGAACTGCTGTCATTGAGGAACAAAGGATCGAAATTGAAAAACAATTGGATATGGCAAAACGAATCCAAGAGTCACTATTCCCTCAAAAAGAAATTGTGCCCAATGGAGTGGAAATTGAATTCAAAAACATCCCTATGATGAAAGTGGGTGGTGATTTGTATGATATTGTTTGGAGACCAGACAAACAAGAATTGGGTGTTTTTATTTGCGATGTTTCCGGTCACGGAATTCCGGCGGCACTTCTCAGTGCCCTTGTCAAAACGTCTCTTGAAAAATGGAAAGAAGACCCAAGTGATTTAAAAGAAAATTTAGAATCCATCCGAAACCAAATCATGCCAAATTTAAGGGAACATTTTGTCACAGCAAGTTTACTCCATTTATATGCGGATTCAGGAATATTAACTTTTGCCCGAGCAGGCCACTTCCCACTCTTTATCATCCGAAAATCAGGAGCACTTGTAAGTTTAAAACCAATGGGAAGGATCATCACTCCTATTTTTGACATTCTCGCCGAAGAAGAAAAATTCCAATTAGAAAAAGGGGATTTGATTGTCATGTTAACTGATGGACTCACTGAAGCAAGAGAACCTTCCTCATTACAAATGTTTGGTGAGGATAAATTACTCCGTATCGTGAGAGACCTTCGCAGCCAACCCTTATTAACAATCCGAGATGAAGTATTCCAATCCGTGATCCATTTATCTGGCGGAATCCAAGCCATCCAAGATGATTTAACTCTTGGACTCATTCGTTACACAGGTGTGTGA
- a CDS encoding ABC-F family ATP-binding cassette domain-containing protein: MDIVLVSVSKLSKTIGEKKLFSNLDFSISEGEKLAIVGINGSGKSTLLRAILGKEEIDSGQIIKNNNLKISILDQNPVFDANETILDHIYKGDNKLVKTIRTYEDICERMSEGEEGLDNEFTNASQEMDRLSAWDYEGQIKSILRELGVEKLERKMSELSGGMLKKVELAKSLIDESNLLILDEPTNHLDVKSILWLEDYLANLDKAILLITHDRYFLDRIVNKILELDRGNYFLYEGNYSIYLERKVEREESLQKQEDKIKQFLKQEVKWLKRQPKARTTKQKARIDRANELQGREKREIQKDLELSVASKRQGKTILEIHNLKKSIADKMLINDFTYTFKAKERLGIIGPNGIGKSTLLNLMAGRLTPDSGYLKPGLNTKVGYFDQTSSELPLERNVLEYIKDVAGEMIETESGEKISASKMLERFLFDGKLQYTPIAKLSGGERRRLFLVQILMTGPNFLILDEPTNDLDIQTLSVLESFLDEFPGTVVIVSHDRYFLDRTAESLLIFRKEGKLDHYIGTFSSFLEDDSLEIENEPSSIKQTPSQPVVTTVEKPKKSKQDQKKISTLEKEIAALEEKKSKLEGNLSTFANDHIELNKISEEIKKIETEILYKMEEWEMFHSE, translated from the coding sequence ATGGACATTGTGCTAGTCTCTGTCTCCAAACTTTCCAAAACCATCGGCGAAAAAAAACTTTTTTCAAACCTTGACTTCTCTATCAGCGAAGGCGAAAAACTTGCCATCGTTGGAATTAATGGTTCGGGTAAATCGACCCTGCTTCGTGCCATCCTTGGAAAAGAAGAAATAGATTCTGGTCAAATCATCAAAAACAATAACCTTAAAATTTCTATCTTAGACCAAAACCCAGTTTTTGATGCAAACGAAACGATTCTAGATCATATCTACAAAGGTGATAACAAACTCGTCAAAACCATTCGGACGTATGAAGACATCTGTGAACGGATGAGTGAAGGTGAGGAAGGTCTCGATAATGAATTTACAAATGCATCACAAGAGATGGACAGACTTTCTGCTTGGGATTACGAAGGGCAAATTAAATCCATATTACGAGAGCTAGGTGTAGAAAAACTCGAACGAAAAATGTCTGAGTTATCAGGTGGGATGCTTAAAAAAGTTGAACTTGCCAAATCCCTGATTGATGAGAGTAATTTACTTATATTAGATGAACCAACAAACCATTTGGATGTAAAATCCATTTTATGGTTAGAAGACTATCTTGCCAATTTAGACAAAGCAATCCTACTCATCACCCACGACAGATACTTCTTAGATCGAATCGTAAATAAAATATTGGAACTCGATCGTGGAAATTATTTTTTATATGAAGGAAATTATTCCATTTATCTGGAACGAAAAGTAGAACGCGAAGAAAGCCTTCAAAAACAAGAAGATAAAATCAAACAATTTTTAAAACAAGAAGTAAAGTGGCTAAAACGCCAACCCAAGGCCCGTACTACCAAACAAAAAGCAAGGATTGATAGAGCAAACGAATTACAAGGAAGAGAAAAAAGAGAAATCCAAAAAGATTTGGAACTGAGTGTTGCTTCCAAACGCCAAGGGAAAACCATTTTAGAAATTCATAATCTAAAAAAATCCATTGCTGATAAAATGTTAATCAATGATTTTACATATACTTTTAAAGCTAAAGAAAGGCTTGGGATCATTGGGCCAAATGGAATCGGAAAATCCACTCTTCTCAATTTAATGGCAGGCCGTCTGACGCCTGATAGTGGATACTTAAAACCTGGTCTCAATACAAAAGTTGGTTATTTCGACCAAACTAGTTCCGAACTTCCATTAGAAAGAAATGTATTAGAATACATCAAAGATGTGGCAGGTGAAATGATTGAAACCGAATCAGGGGAAAAAATTTCTGCGTCCAAGATGTTGGAACGATTTTTATTTGATGGAAAATTACAATACACACCTATCGCCAAACTTTCTGGAGGCGAAAGGCGCAGGCTTTTTCTAGTGCAGATCCTCATGACAGGTCCTAACTTTCTCATCTTAGATGAACCAACCAATGATCTTGATATCCAAACACTTTCTGTATTAGAATCCTTTTTGGATGAATTTCCGGGAACTGTCGTTATTGTATCACACGATCGTTACTTCCTTGATCGCACTGCAGAGAGTTTACTGATCTTCCGCAAAGAAGGAAAATTAGATCATTACATTGGTACCTTCTCTTCGTTTTTGGAAGATGATAGTTTAGAGATCGAAAACGAACCAAGTTCTATCAAACAAACTCCATCACAGCCAGTGGTTACCACTGTGGAAAAACCTAAAAAGTCAAAACAAGACCAAAAGAAAATTTCCACCTTAGAAAAAGAAATTGCGGCACTTGAAGAGAAAAAATCCAAACTAGAAGGAAATTTGAGTACATTCGCAAATGATCATATCGAATTGAATAAAATATCAGAAGAAATCAAAAAGATTGAGACGGAAATTCTTTACAAAATGGAGGAATGGGAAATGTTTCATTCCGAATGA